The following are encoded in a window of Nibricoccus aquaticus genomic DNA:
- a CDS encoding cytochrome c3 family protein — translation MSHIFPKSANKLPLQIIIFVLVLVGVVTAATTYYATPKYTRIGYAPVQPVPFSHALHNGQLGIDCRYCHIGVDKGATSTVPTAQTCMNCHNTGLIKADSPALAPVRASFASGDPVKWVKIHQVPDYVYFNHAVHVNRGISCVECHGQINQMDVVMHSKPLSMGFCLDCHRNPAAHVRPLDQITNLNWKPEQAAEHAKWAEAFVKNNKISPPQSCTGCHR, via the coding sequence ATGTCGCATATCTTTCCCAAGTCGGCCAACAAGCTGCCGCTCCAGATTATCATCTTCGTGCTGGTCCTCGTGGGCGTGGTCACCGCCGCCACGACCTACTACGCCACGCCGAAGTACACGCGCATCGGATACGCCCCGGTCCAGCCAGTGCCTTTCAGTCACGCGCTCCACAACGGTCAGCTCGGCATCGACTGCCGTTATTGCCATATCGGAGTCGATAAAGGTGCCACGTCCACCGTTCCCACGGCACAGACGTGCATGAACTGTCATAACACCGGTCTCATCAAAGCCGATAGCCCGGCGCTCGCTCCTGTTCGTGCGAGTTTCGCATCGGGTGATCCCGTTAAATGGGTGAAGATCCACCAAGTGCCTGACTACGTTTATTTCAATCACGCCGTCCACGTGAACCGCGGCATCTCGTGCGTCGAGTGCCACGGCCAGATCAACCAAATGGATGTCGTGATGCACTCGAAGCCTCTTTCGATGGGGTTCTGCCTTGATTGCCATCGCAATCCAGCCGCTCACGTCCGTCCCCTCGATCAGATTACCAACTTGAACTGGAAACCTGAGCAGGCCGCAGAACACGCCAAGTGGGCTGAGGCCTTCGTTAAGAATAACAAAATTTCGCCTCCGCAAAGCTGCACCGGTTGCCATCGCTGA
- a CDS encoding ABC transporter ATP-binding protein gives MKGVSQNQSQASSAPRSGESIRCERLVRYLGEGEGRVHVLREVSFSAAPSTVTAIVGPSGCGKSTLLYLLGLLDRPEGGEIWIGGKNLATASDEQRTQTRNEHIGFVFQFHFLMLEFTALENVMIPMRKLGRLSVAQMTDRAKMLLEAVGLGAKTHRLATHLSGGEQQRVAIARALANQPSILLADEPTGNLDVKNSTVVFDLMTRLAREHGQAIVLVTHNPDIAQRCDLVRPMRDGVFV, from the coding sequence ATGAAAGGCGTTTCTCAGAATCAATCGCAGGCTTCATCCGCTCCGCGCAGTGGGGAATCGATTCGTTGCGAGCGGCTGGTGCGTTATCTAGGCGAAGGCGAAGGTCGCGTGCATGTGTTGCGCGAGGTTTCCTTCTCGGCCGCGCCGTCCACGGTCACGGCCATCGTGGGGCCATCGGGCTGCGGCAAGAGTACGCTGCTCTATCTACTCGGGCTGCTCGACCGGCCCGAAGGCGGCGAAATCTGGATCGGCGGCAAAAACCTCGCTACGGCCAGCGACGAACAACGCACGCAGACGCGCAACGAGCACATCGGCTTCGTTTTCCAGTTTCACTTCCTGATGCTGGAGTTCACTGCCTTGGAGAACGTCATGATTCCTATGCGCAAACTCGGCAGACTGAGCGTGGCTCAGATGACGGATCGCGCAAAGATGCTCCTCGAGGCGGTTGGCCTCGGTGCGAAAACGCATCGTCTGGCTACGCACCTCTCAGGAGGCGAACAGCAGCGCGTTGCCATCGCCAGAGCTCTGGCGAACCAGCCCTCGATCCTGCTAGCCGATGAGCCGACTGGAAATCTCGACGTCAAAAACTCCACGGTCGTCTTTGATCTGATGACCCGGCTCGCCCGCGAACACGGCCAGGCCATTGTGCTCGTTACTCATAATCCGGATATCGCCCAGCGCTGTGATTTGGTGCGGCCGATGCGTGATGGTGTTTTTGTCTGA
- a CDS encoding DUF3341 domain-containing protein translates to MAAQPHGLIATFETVPDVMHAAEKVRDAGYKSWDCITPFPVHGLDKAMGLKRSIVPRFSLVGGLIGFTTGMSMIFFTGAVDYPLIVGGKPFFSPMFAFPVSYELTILFTAFATIGGMFFLNRLPMHYHPVLKYDQIHRGMDDLFFIVIDARDPKFNFAATKALLEKAGGKSITELEA, encoded by the coding sequence ATGGCAGCACAACCACACGGCCTGATCGCCACATTCGAAACCGTCCCCGACGTCATGCACGCCGCGGAAAAGGTGCGCGACGCAGGTTATAAATCCTGGGACTGCATCACCCCGTTTCCCGTTCACGGCTTGGACAAAGCCATGGGCCTGAAACGCTCCATCGTCCCGCGCTTCTCGCTCGTCGGCGGCTTGATCGGTTTCACCACCGGCATGTCGATGATCTTCTTTACCGGCGCGGTTGACTACCCGCTGATCGTGGGCGGCAAGCCCTTCTTCAGCCCGATGTTCGCCTTCCCGGTTTCCTACGAGCTGACGATTCTCTTCACAGCCTTCGCCACCATCGGCGGCATGTTCTTCCTGAACCGCCTTCCGATGCACTACCACCCGGTGCTCAAGTATGACCAGATCCACCGCGGCATGGATGACCTCTTCTTCATCGTGATCGACGCACGCGACCCGAAATTCAACTTCGCCGCCACCAAGGCCCTCCTTGAGAAGGCGGGCGGAAAATCCATCACGGAGCTGGAAGCCTGA
- the nrfD gene encoding NrfD/PsrC family molybdoenzyme membrane anchor subunit, whose protein sequence is MAHATDHAAPAILKEVKPAVLPRAILVENNRSFAWITEKVCSIIEGKTPTWWWVCFALACCVASFTVAGITYLVATGVGVWGHANPVNWAWDIVNFVFWIGIGHAGTLISAILCLLRQKWRTSINRAAEAMTIFAVVCAGIFPVFHVGRVWFAWYLFPIPNSNYIWQNFRSPLEWDVFAVSTYGTVSVLFWYVGLIPDLAVLRDRFFKAGNKLRSTIYGFFAMGWRGSNRHWSNYEMAYLILAGISTPLVLSVHTIVSFDFAVSLLPGWHTTIFPPYFVAGAIFSGFGMVLTLMLPLRAIYKLEDLITQYHIDCMCKITLATGTIVGYAYGMEFFIAWYGANPYEGFAFVNRAFGNYAWAYWIMIGCNVITPQFFWFKKVRENTWFVWVLSIFVNVGMWFERFVIIVTSLARDFLPSSWGYYSPSIVEIFTFFGTFGVFSVLFLLFIRFLPIMPMAEIKAVTPQADAHAGHGHDKH, encoded by the coding sequence ATGGCTCACGCCACTGATCACGCCGCTCCGGCGATTCTTAAAGAGGTGAAGCCTGCGGTCCTCCCGCGCGCCATCCTCGTCGAAAACAACCGCAGCTTCGCGTGGATCACCGAAAAAGTGTGCTCTATTATCGAAGGCAAGACGCCCACTTGGTGGTGGGTTTGCTTCGCCCTCGCGTGCTGCGTCGCGTCCTTCACGGTCGCTGGTATCACCTACCTCGTCGCCACCGGCGTCGGTGTTTGGGGTCACGCGAATCCCGTCAATTGGGCGTGGGACATCGTCAACTTTGTGTTTTGGATCGGTATCGGTCACGCCGGTACCTTGATCTCTGCGATCTTGTGCTTGCTGCGTCAGAAGTGGCGCACATCCATCAATCGCGCCGCCGAAGCCATGACGATCTTCGCCGTCGTTTGCGCCGGTATCTTCCCGGTCTTCCACGTCGGTCGCGTCTGGTTCGCCTGGTATCTCTTCCCAATCCCGAACTCGAACTACATCTGGCAGAACTTCCGTTCTCCGCTGGAGTGGGATGTTTTCGCCGTTTCGACCTACGGTACCGTTTCCGTTCTCTTCTGGTACGTCGGCCTGATCCCTGACTTGGCCGTCCTCCGCGACCGCTTCTTCAAGGCCGGTAACAAACTTCGCTCCACGATCTATGGCTTTTTCGCCATGGGCTGGCGCGGTTCCAACCGCCACTGGAGCAACTACGAAATGGCGTACCTGATCCTCGCCGGTATCTCCACGCCGCTCGTGTTGTCGGTGCATACGATCGTCTCGTTCGACTTCGCCGTGTCGCTCCTCCCGGGCTGGCACACCACGATCTTCCCTCCGTACTTCGTCGCAGGTGCCATCTTCTCGGGCTTCGGCATGGTGCTCACGCTCATGCTCCCGCTGCGTGCGATCTACAAACTCGAAGACCTCATCACGCAGTACCACATCGACTGCATGTGTAAGATCACGTTGGCGACCGGCACCATCGTCGGTTACGCCTACGGTATGGAGTTCTTCATCGCGTGGTACGGCGCGAATCCGTACGAAGGCTTCGCTTTCGTGAACCGTGCGTTCGGCAACTACGCTTGGGCTTATTGGATCATGATCGGCTGCAACGTCATCACGCCGCAGTTCTTCTGGTTCAAGAAGGTCCGCGAAAATACTTGGTTCGTCTGGGTCCTCTCGATTTTCGTCAACGTCGGTATGTGGTTCGAGCGCTTCGTGATCATTGTCACCTCGCTGGCTCGTGACTTCCTTCCTTCCAGCTGGGGTTACTACAGCCCGTCGATCGTCGAGATCTTCACCTTCTTCGGCACCTTCGGCGTCTTCTCGGTGCTCTTCCTCCTCTTCATCCGCTTCCTCCCCATCATGCCGATGGCAGAAATCAAAGCGGTCACCCCGCAGGCCGACGCTCACGCCGGTCACGGCCACGACAAGCACTAA
- a CDS encoding ABC transporter permease, whose product MRTNLQIALRFLLAKKRSMAMSLLGIAFGVGFIVLTQAVTSGFQEFFIRTILGTDGAIRVEDKFQATTVDIPVDDGGVEKKGPVAAITVESERRYQEGVAEPRLLRESLARFPEITGMSEVVRGSVLIQSATREDNAQVIGIEFDDHAGVSNLEEQIVLGELAAFRDSPSGILVGAALAERLRISPGNSVLLTYAGQSTRYRVAAIYETGVREIDRVRIFLHLSEARTVLKRPYGASFIQLSLKDSAQAPEIARQIELVASHRATSWQQREKVWLDVFLFFRIAAAIMVSTIIIVSGLGMFNTLAMIVMEKTKDIAILRSMGFTRGDIGAIFMLQGVLVLLIGVVAGWGLGALSTYAVSSVPISVRGIFSTDHVVVAWDLAHYAGAAVAATVVVFVASWLPARRAARLEPAAIIRGASQ is encoded by the coding sequence ATGCGTACGAATCTGCAGATCGCGCTGCGTTTCCTGCTGGCGAAGAAACGCTCCATGGCGATGAGCCTGCTGGGCATCGCGTTTGGCGTGGGATTCATCGTGCTCACGCAGGCGGTGACGTCGGGCTTCCAGGAGTTTTTTATTCGCACGATCCTCGGCACGGACGGCGCGATCCGCGTGGAGGATAAATTTCAGGCGACGACGGTGGACATTCCGGTGGATGACGGAGGCGTGGAAAAAAAAGGGCCGGTGGCGGCGATCACGGTGGAGAGCGAACGGCGTTATCAGGAAGGCGTAGCGGAGCCGCGGTTGTTGCGGGAATCGCTCGCGCGTTTTCCCGAGATCACGGGCATGTCGGAAGTCGTGCGTGGGAGCGTGCTCATCCAATCGGCGACGCGCGAAGATAACGCGCAGGTGATCGGCATCGAGTTCGACGATCACGCAGGCGTTTCCAATCTGGAGGAGCAAATCGTGTTGGGGGAACTGGCGGCGTTTCGGGATTCGCCGTCGGGCATTTTGGTGGGTGCGGCGCTGGCGGAGCGGTTGCGGATCAGTCCGGGAAACTCGGTGCTGTTGACGTATGCGGGGCAGTCCACGCGTTACCGGGTGGCGGCGATTTATGAAACAGGTGTGCGCGAGATCGACCGGGTGCGGATTTTTCTGCACCTGAGCGAGGCGCGGACGGTGCTCAAGCGGCCTTATGGGGCGAGTTTCATCCAGCTGTCGTTGAAAGACTCGGCGCAGGCACCGGAGATCGCGCGGCAGATCGAACTTGTGGCGAGTCATCGCGCGACGAGCTGGCAGCAACGCGAGAAGGTGTGGTTGGATGTGTTTTTGTTTTTCCGTATCGCGGCGGCGATCATGGTCTCGACCATCATTATCGTGTCCGGTCTCGGGATGTTCAATACGCTCGCGATGATAGTCATGGAGAAGACCAAGGACATCGCGATCCTGCGCTCGATGGGTTTCACGCGGGGTGACATCGGGGCGATTTTCATGCTGCAAGGCGTGCTGGTGCTGCTGATCGGCGTGGTGGCGGGGTGGGGGCTGGGAGCGTTGAGCACCTATGCGGTTTCGAGCGTACCGATCTCGGTGCGGGGCATTTTTTCGACCGATCACGTCGTGGTGGCCTGGGATCTCGCGCATTATGCGGGGGCTGCGGTGGCGGCGACGGTGGTGGTTTTCGTGGCGAGCTGGCTGCCGGCTCGCCGGGCGGCACGACTGGAACCGGCGGCGATCATCCGGGGGGCTTCACAATGA
- a CDS encoding TAT-variant-translocated molybdopterin oxidoreductase, with translation MKRKVLHPEPSPSEQLNGPKYWRSLDEMAATPGFKQHLEREFPEGASNLDGVDRRGFFKLMAASFALGGVGLAAGCRRPEAHILPYGKSVEGLIPGLPLYFATAMPMRKSAVPVIAETHQGRPTKLEGNPSYAPYGGGTNAFVQASVLDLYDPDRATTHTIGGTAVTIAAIQDKLAGIGKAYESSQGAGLAFLAEESGSPTRAALVARLKAKFPKAIWAEYEPVNDTPPLAAAQAAFGKNVQPLYQFAKAKRIVSLDADFFHSEAASLYYAREFSKGRKVTSVKDEMNRLYVVESGFTLTGGMADHRLRLASSHMLALAGALAAQITGDSSFAPLAQGLDFKDKDKWIAACAKDLTDHRGQSLVVAGAHLPAEVHAIAYAINLALGNVGQTVDFLEVEAPSAASINDLASAIKAASVKTLVVLGGNPSYNAPADLDWAALQKSVFEVIRHGYYVDETSTNSAAHIGATHYLESWGDARTADGTIVAVQPMILPLFNGLTELEVLARISGEVTSDAYSLVYQTITTIAGGDADDVFRKFLHDGVLAGSSFRKASVSLSSSDLGRLLNNTPKFQALSKDNLEVRFTTDQKIDDGRFANNGWLQECPDPITKISWDNAILISPKLARELDIYPVGSGIQVARVEEADFEVGKENARLAEITIGGRTIKGPLHIQPGLSNYTLILPLGYGRTVSGRVGKGQGFDAYRLRTSAGMSYAVGATIKLTGERYKLANTQEHWSMEGRDIVREANFDEYLKNPGFVDDIGTESHSPAIYGADNTPTNDNKLSREERAQLAAKRATELPRGGSLYVTPAFNGVHQWGMAIDLNTCIGCNACIIACQAENNIPIVGKDQVMRGREMHWIRLDRYYSDGQADARAMADLFSDTPSKNRELPEDPQVSLQPIACAHCETAPCETVCPVNATVHDEEGLNGMAYNRCIGTRYCANNCPYKVRRFNFFDWNKRQLDQLYMGPLGESGMPELVKMVKNPDVTVRMRGVMEKCTYCVQRIQQAKIAQKVKAKASADVKIPDGTVKVACQQACPVDGVYFGDISDPTSEVSKAKAREQDYSLLGYLNVRPRTTFLGKLRNPNPSMPDYAAIKTPFSRQEYENKNHPQHGDGHGHGHDHSHGAGEQDSHGTPAKNEHGHTSLQNLKRLGGLV, from the coding sequence ATGAAACGCAAAGTCCTCCATCCCGAACCCTCCCCAAGCGAGCAGCTGAACGGCCCGAAATACTGGCGCAGTCTCGATGAGATGGCCGCCACGCCGGGCTTCAAGCAGCACCTCGAACGCGAGTTTCCTGAGGGCGCGTCGAATCTCGACGGCGTTGATCGCCGAGGATTCTTCAAGCTCATGGCCGCTTCCTTCGCCCTCGGTGGCGTTGGTCTCGCCGCCGGTTGCCGCCGTCCCGAAGCGCACATCCTGCCTTACGGAAAATCCGTCGAAGGCCTGATCCCCGGGCTCCCGCTTTATTTTGCCACTGCGATGCCGATGCGCAAATCGGCAGTTCCGGTCATCGCAGAGACGCACCAAGGTCGTCCGACCAAGCTCGAGGGTAACCCAAGCTACGCTCCTTATGGAGGTGGTACGAATGCCTTCGTTCAGGCGTCGGTCCTCGATCTTTATGATCCAGATCGCGCCACCACGCACACCATCGGTGGCACCGCCGTCACGATCGCCGCGATTCAGGACAAACTCGCAGGCATCGGCAAAGCTTACGAATCTTCGCAAGGGGCCGGCCTCGCGTTTCTCGCCGAGGAATCCGGCTCGCCCACGCGCGCTGCGCTCGTTGCCCGTCTGAAGGCGAAATTTCCGAAGGCAATTTGGGCCGAGTACGAGCCCGTCAACGACACGCCCCCGCTCGCCGCCGCTCAGGCTGCGTTCGGCAAAAACGTCCAGCCTCTCTACCAGTTCGCCAAGGCCAAGCGTATCGTTTCGCTGGATGCTGATTTCTTCCACTCGGAAGCCGCCAGCCTCTACTACGCCCGCGAATTCTCCAAGGGCCGCAAAGTCACGTCCGTTAAGGACGAGATGAACCGCCTCTACGTTGTCGAGAGCGGCTTCACGCTCACCGGCGGCATGGCCGATCATCGTCTCCGTCTCGCTTCGAGCCACATGCTCGCACTCGCGGGCGCGCTCGCTGCCCAAATCACGGGTGATTCGTCCTTTGCTCCGCTCGCTCAGGGACTCGATTTCAAAGACAAAGACAAGTGGATCGCCGCCTGCGCGAAGGATCTCACCGATCATCGCGGCCAGTCGCTTGTCGTTGCTGGCGCGCACTTGCCCGCTGAAGTCCACGCTATCGCCTACGCGATCAATCTCGCCCTCGGTAACGTCGGACAGACCGTTGACTTCCTCGAAGTCGAAGCACCGTCCGCCGCCTCGATCAACGATCTCGCATCTGCGATCAAAGCAGCCTCCGTCAAAACGCTCGTCGTGCTTGGCGGCAATCCTTCCTACAACGCCCCCGCTGATCTCGATTGGGCGGCGTTGCAGAAGTCCGTTTTCGAAGTCATCCGCCACGGTTATTACGTCGATGAAACTTCGACGAACTCCGCCGCGCACATCGGAGCCACGCACTATCTCGAATCGTGGGGCGATGCCCGCACGGCCGACGGCACCATAGTTGCCGTGCAGCCGATGATTCTCCCTCTCTTTAACGGCCTCACCGAGCTTGAAGTCCTCGCCCGTATCTCGGGTGAAGTGACCAGCGACGCCTACTCGCTGGTTTACCAGACGATCACCACGATCGCTGGAGGCGATGCAGACGACGTCTTCCGCAAATTCCTCCATGACGGTGTTCTCGCTGGCAGCAGCTTCCGCAAAGCCTCCGTCAGTCTCAGCTCCAGCGACCTCGGTCGCTTGCTGAACAACACACCGAAGTTCCAGGCGCTCTCGAAGGACAATCTCGAAGTCCGTTTCACGACTGATCAGAAGATCGACGATGGCCGCTTCGCGAACAACGGCTGGCTCCAAGAGTGCCCCGATCCGATCACCAAGATCTCGTGGGACAACGCCATCCTCATCAGCCCCAAGCTCGCGCGCGAACTGGATATTTATCCAGTCGGCTCAGGCATTCAGGTGGCTCGTGTGGAAGAAGCTGATTTCGAAGTCGGCAAAGAAAACGCCCGACTCGCCGAGATCACCATCGGTGGCCGCACGATCAAGGGACCGCTCCACATCCAACCAGGTCTCTCCAATTACACGCTCATTCTCCCACTCGGTTACGGCCGTACCGTTTCCGGTCGCGTGGGCAAAGGCCAGGGTTTCGACGCGTATCGGCTGCGCACCTCCGCAGGCATGAGCTACGCCGTCGGTGCGACGATCAAACTCACCGGCGAACGCTACAAGCTGGCGAACACCCAGGAACACTGGTCGATGGAAGGCCGCGACATCGTTCGCGAAGCCAACTTCGACGAGTATCTGAAGAATCCCGGTTTCGTTGACGACATCGGCACCGAGTCGCACTCGCCCGCCATCTATGGCGCGGACAACACGCCGACTAACGATAACAAACTCTCCCGCGAAGAACGCGCCCAGCTCGCCGCCAAGCGCGCGACCGAGCTTCCTCGGGGCGGCTCGCTCTACGTCACGCCTGCCTTCAATGGTGTCCACCAGTGGGGCATGGCGATCGACCTGAACACCTGCATCGGCTGCAACGCCTGTATCATCGCGTGTCAGGCCGAGAATAACATTCCGATCGTCGGTAAAGATCAGGTCATGCGTGGCCGTGAGATGCACTGGATTCGTCTGGATCGTTATTACTCTGACGGCCAGGCCGACGCTCGTGCGATGGCGGATTTGTTCAGCGATACGCCCAGCAAAAACCGCGAGCTTCCCGAAGATCCGCAGGTTTCTCTCCAGCCTATCGCCTGTGCTCATTGCGAAACCGCTCCGTGCGAAACCGTGTGCCCCGTCAACGCGACGGTTCACGACGAAGAAGGCCTCAACGGCATGGCGTACAACCGCTGCATCGGTACGCGTTACTGCGCGAACAACTGTCCGTACAAGGTCCGCCGCTTCAATTTCTTCGACTGGAACAAGCGCCAGCTTGACCAGCTTTACATGGGGCCGCTCGGCGAGAGCGGCATGCCCGAGCTCGTCAAGATGGTGAAAAATCCAGACGTCACCGTGCGTATGCGCGGCGTGATGGAGAAATGCACCTATTGTGTGCAACGCATCCAGCAGGCCAAGATCGCGCAGAAGGTGAAAGCCAAGGCTTCCGCCGATGTGAAGATCCCCGATGGCACGGTCAAAGTCGCCTGCCAGCAGGCCTGCCCGGTCGATGGTGTTTACTTCGGTGACATCAGCGATCCAACCAGCGAGGTCTCCAAGGCGAAAGCCCGCGAGCAGGATTATTCGCTCCTCGGTTATCTCAACGTTCGCCCGCGCACGACCTTCCTCGGAAAGCTGCGTAATCCGAATCCGTCGATGCCCGACTACGCTGCGATCAAAACGCCTTTCAGCCGTCAGGAATACGAAAACAAGAACCATCCTCAGCACGGCGACGGTCATGGCCACGGCCACGATCATTCGCACGGGGCAGGGGAGCAAGATTCTCACGGCACACCCGCTAAAAATGAGCATGGCCATACCTCGCTCCAAAACCTTAAGCGCCTCGGAGGGCTCGTCTAA